Proteins found in one Triticum urartu cultivar G1812 chromosome 4, Tu2.1, whole genome shotgun sequence genomic segment:
- the LOC125553461 gene encoding mitogen-activated protein kinase kinase 9-like, whose amino-acid sequence MAAARERRLPQLHLTLDAPTWAFRCPASAPVTAATPSTSAARPDGEFRLIDFDRLSVLGRGNGGTVHKVSHRRTSALYALKIIHRGHPGADEEVEVVRRVDSPHIVRCHSVLPTASGDSALLLELMDGGSLDSLVRAGQGGFPEEALAEVAAQALSGLAYLRARRVVHRDIKPANLLINKAGQVKIADFGIAEVVSRAGKYRAAYEGTAAYMSPERFDTERSLQGDGDEEGPVDPYAADVWGLGVTVLELLMGRYPLLPAGQELSWAALMCAVCFGELPALSDGAASPELRSFVAACLQKDHRKRASVSELLVHPFVAGRDVAASRRALGEVIKQRC is encoded by the coding sequence ATGGCGGCTGCCAGAGAAAGGAGGCTACCGCAGCTTCACCTCACGCTCGACGCGCCCACGTGGGCCTTCCGGTGCCCCGCCTCGGCGCCGGTCACCGCGGCGACGCCGTCCACCTCGGCGGCTCGGCCGGACGGTGAGTTCCGCCTGATCGACTTCGACAGGCTCTCCGTCCTTGGTCGCGGGAACGGCGGCACCGTCCACAAGGTCTCGCACCGCCGCACGTCGGCGCTGTACGCGCTCAAGATCATTCACCGCGGCCACCCCGGCGCCGACGAGGAGGTAGAAGTTGTACGGCGCGTCGACTCCCCGCACATCGTCCGGTGCCACTCGGTGCTCCCGACGGCGTCCGGCGACTCCGCCTTACTCCTCGAGCTGATGGACGGCGGTTCGCTCGACTCGCTCGTCCGCGCCGGCCAGGGAGGCTTCCCGGAGGAGGCCCTTGCGGAGGTGGCCGCGCAGGCGTTGTCTGGCCTAGCATACCTCCGCGCCCGCCGCGTTGTCCACCGCGACATCAAGCCGGCCAACCTCCTTATCAACAAAGCCGGGCAAGTCAAGATCGCCGACTTCGGCATAGCCGAGGTCGTCTCCCGCGCCGGCAAATACCGCGCGGCCTACGAGGGCACCGCCGCGTACATGAGCCCCGAGCGCTTCGACACGGAGCGGTCGTTgcagggcgacggcgacgaggagggcCCCGTCGACCCCTACGCCGCCGACGTGTGGGGGCTGGGGGTGACCGTCCTGGAGCTCCTCATGGGGCGGTACCCGCTGCTCCCCGCCGGGCAGGAGCTGAGCTGGGCGGCGCTCATGTGCGCCGTGTGCTTCGGCGAGCTGCCGGCACTTAGCGACGGTGCAGCGTCGCCGGAGCTCCGGAGTTTCGTGGCCGCTTGCCTACAGAAGGACCACCGGAAGCGAGCTTCCGTCTCAGAGCTGCTCGTGCACCCATTCGTCGCCGGGAGAGACGTAGCGGCGTCGAGACGGGCGCTAGGCGAAGTGATCAAGCAGCGGTGCTGA